From Pseudobdellovibrionaceae bacterium, a single genomic window includes:
- a CDS encoding deoxyhypusine synthase family protein — translation MSLTTTQFIDHYFRHFNAAALKDAAQGYKDHLQQGGKMFVTLAGAMSTAEMGLILAEMIRQDKVHGICCTGANLEEDIFNLVAHEHYVRIPHYRDLTAEDEYKLLERHLNRVTDTCIPEEEAIRRIEHVILDHWQTADQKGEAYFPHEFMYQMLRSKKLEGSFQIDPKDSWLMAACEKNLPIFVPGWEDSTLGNIFTSHCINGDIKNIHTVRTGIEYMKELAGWYKEITAKSSLGFFQIGGGIAGDFPICVVPMLHQDLGETNVPLWGYFCQISDSTTSFGSYSGAVPNEKITWGKLAAETPKFIIESDATIVAPLIFAYILGI, via the coding sequence ATGAGCTTAACCACAACACAATTTATTGATCACTACTTTAGACACTTCAATGCAGCAGCACTGAAAGATGCAGCTCAAGGTTATAAAGATCACTTGCAACAAGGGGGCAAGATGTTTGTGACTCTAGCGGGAGCTATGAGTACAGCCGAAATGGGATTGATCCTTGCAGAAATGATTCGTCAGGATAAGGTTCACGGCATCTGCTGTACTGGAGCCAACCTAGAAGAAGATATTTTTAATCTTGTGGCTCATGAACATTATGTTCGTATCCCTCACTACCGTGATTTAACTGCCGAAGATGAGTACAAACTTTTAGAGCGCCACTTAAATCGCGTGACTGACACTTGTATTCCTGAAGAAGAAGCCATCCGAAGAATTGAACACGTCATTTTAGATCACTGGCAAACTGCTGATCAAAAAGGCGAAGCTTACTTTCCACATGAGTTCATGTACCAAATGTTACGTTCAAAAAAACTTGAAGGCTCTTTCCAAATTGATCCTAAAGACAGTTGGCTGATGGCTGCTTGTGAAAAGAATCTTCCTATTTTTGTTCCTGGCTGGGAAGACTCTACATTAGGAAACATCTTCACTTCACACTGTATCAATGGTGACATCAAAAACATTCACACTGTACGTACAGGTATTGAGTACATGAAAGAACTTGCGGGTTGGTACAAAGAGATCACCGCCAAGTCCTCTCTGGGTTTTTTCCAAATTGGGGGCGGCATTGCGGGAGACTTCCCGATCTGTGTGGTCCCTATGTTACATCAAGACTTAGGTGAAACGAACGTGCCTCTTTGGGGTTACTTCTGTCAGATTTCTGATTCCACAACCAGCTTTGGCTCTTACTCTGGAGCTGTACCTAATGAAAAGATCACTTGGGGTAAACTTGCTGCCGAAACACCTAAGTTTATCATCGAGTCTGACGCCACTATCGTGGCTCCATTGATCTTTGCTTATATTCTTGGGATATAA
- the coaE gene encoding dephospho-CoA kinase (Dephospho-CoA kinase (CoaE) performs the final step in coenzyme A biosynthesis.), producing the protein MLWIGLTGCIGCGKSTVAQLLKSKYGVEVISADEVSHNVMFTSPIVHTEIQQRWGLDPKQMNPEEYRKAIAAKVFGAPEELLFLERLMHPLIRDEVQTRRQALESKDHAIAFYDVPLLFEKNMEDQFDLIVGVFASEDVQRQRISERNTWSKEEIERRIQTQMKVEDKIKGCDHIIFNDGSLEDLEQQVENLYWQLS; encoded by the coding sequence ATGTTATGGATAGGACTTACGGGTTGTATAGGGTGTGGAAAGTCCACGGTGGCCCAGCTGCTTAAGAGCAAATACGGTGTAGAGGTGATTTCCGCTGATGAGGTGTCTCATAATGTGATGTTCACCAGTCCCATAGTCCATACAGAAATCCAGCAAAGATGGGGTTTGGACCCAAAACAAATGAATCCTGAAGAGTACCGAAAGGCCATTGCCGCCAAAGTTTTTGGCGCGCCTGAGGAGCTTTTGTTTTTAGAACGTCTTATGCACCCCTTGATCCGTGATGAAGTGCAAACACGAAGACAAGCTCTAGAGTCCAAAGATCACGCCATTGCGTTTTATGATGTCCCACTTTTATTTGAAAAAAATATGGAAGATCAATTTGATCTGATTGTGGGAGTGTTTGCCTCCGAAGATGTACAAAGGCAGCGCATTTCAGAGCGCAACACATGGTCTAAAGAAGAAATAGAAAGACGTATACAAACACAAATGAAAGTCGAAGATAAAATAAAAGGCTGCGATCATATTATCTTTAATGATGGCAGCCTTGAAGATCTTGAGCAGCAAGTTGAAAACTTGTACTGGCAACTCAGTTAG
- a CDS encoding protein kinase, producing the protein MSKSNYEVFGKHVLLERIAMGGMAEIFLARSSGAGGIGKFSAIKRILPQYSGNSEFINMFKDEAKINVNLSHSNIVPVYEFGVENGQFYIVMEYVNGKNLRQVINRMLKDSDVYFSIDQIVYIIREVAAGLDHAHRCLDGTTGKPLNIIHRDMSPQNIMVSYEGEIKVVDFGIAKAESQVESTKAGTLKGKFAYMSPEQAGGEEIDLKTDIYSLGIVLWELLAKDRLFMASNEINTLKKIREGKIPSIRSLNSDVNEALEKIVMKSLAKNKDERYQTCADFQRDLNRFLNTHYPDFSAHDFSIFIKSLYADEILQNRKKLIEYSNLKIDTSAMASNNADATVVASVTQPDIPSPNKSNHLRLDFEMDQPQHATNIDFKSITINKTQKSDPRAQQSASGVRSQTQSSYSRYTGSYNKYSSDVGSAANWSKYVLFVVVACGLALIASQIFPNLGSSNKVKEISTKDLASLGDKDSNVLFKGAEKKLIVRSNPPGAQIFVNGKNTGRVTPGRIDVPANGEYQLEVKKQGFIDYARPMPNGSKETEVFATLQKNPIGYLDVSVVNPNNDPIMLYINNVSIPDQLPIRMYRVPSGKIVVRAVNQRLGLFAEETVELKVDQRLQIRLNPRSQMR; encoded by the coding sequence TTGAGTAAGAGCAATTACGAAGTTTTTGGTAAACACGTCCTTCTGGAGCGCATTGCTATGGGAGGAATGGCAGAGATTTTCCTTGCCCGCAGTTCAGGTGCTGGTGGTATTGGAAAGTTCAGTGCCATTAAACGTATTTTGCCACAATACTCTGGTAACAGCGAGTTCATTAACATGTTTAAGGACGAAGCTAAAATCAACGTGAACCTGTCTCATAGTAATATCGTTCCTGTTTATGAGTTTGGTGTTGAAAACGGTCAGTTTTACATCGTGATGGAATACGTCAACGGTAAAAACTTACGCCAAGTGATCAACCGTATGCTTAAGGACTCTGATGTTTACTTCTCTATTGATCAGATCGTATATATCATTCGCGAAGTGGCTGCTGGTCTTGACCATGCACACAGATGTTTGGATGGAACCACTGGTAAACCCCTAAATATTATTCATAGAGACATGAGTCCACAAAACATCATGGTCAGCTATGAAGGTGAAATCAAAGTCGTCGACTTTGGTATTGCTAAGGCGGAAAGCCAAGTCGAAAGCACTAAAGCAGGAACTCTTAAAGGTAAATTTGCCTATATGTCTCCAGAGCAAGCTGGTGGCGAAGAGATTGATTTAAAAACTGATATTTATTCTTTAGGTATTGTGCTTTGGGAGCTTTTAGCCAAAGACCGCTTATTTATGGCCTCTAACGAGATCAACACCCTTAAGAAGATTCGCGAAGGGAAAATCCCTTCTATCAGAAGTTTAAACTCTGATGTCAATGAAGCGCTGGAAAAGATCGTGATGAAGTCTTTGGCTAAAAACAAAGATGAGCGTTACCAAACTTGTGCCGATTTTCAAAGAGACTTGAACAGATTTTTAAACACTCACTACCCTGATTTTTCTGCTCATGACTTTTCAATTTTTATTAAGTCTTTGTATGCAGATGAAATTCTACAAAATAGAAAAAAGCTAATTGAGTATTCTAATCTTAAAATTGATACCAGTGCTATGGCGTCTAATAATGCCGACGCTACTGTGGTGGCTTCAGTCACACAGCCTGATATTCCTTCTCCAAACAAGTCCAATCATTTGCGACTGGATTTCGAGATGGATCAACCTCAGCACGCTACTAACATTGATTTTAAAAGTATCACTATCAATAAGACACAAAAGTCTGACCCTAGGGCTCAACAATCAGCCTCAGGCGTGAGATCACAAACACAAAGCAGTTACTCCAGATATACAGGCAGTTACAATAAGTACAGTTCTGATGTGGGCTCTGCCGCCAACTGGAGCAAATATGTTCTTTTTGTAGTAGTGGCGTGTGGATTGGCATTGATTGCTTCACAGATCTTTCCCAACCTTGGATCGTCTAATAAAGTAAAAGAGATTTCGACCAAGGACCTTGCTTCCTTAGGAGACAAAGACTCTAACGTGCTCTTTAAAGGAGCGGAAAAGAAATTGATCGTAAGAAGTAATCCTCCTGGCGCGCAAATTTTTGTCAATGGCAAAAACACAGGTCGTGTCACACCAGGAAGAATTGATGTTCCTGCTAATGGCGAATACCAATTGGAAGTCAAAAAACAAGGGTTCATTGACTATGCTCGCCCTATGCCTAATGGATCTAAAGAGACTGAAGTGTTTGCCACTTTACAAAAGAACCCCATCGGTTACTTAGATGTCAGTGTGGTCAATCCTAATAATGATCCCATCATGCTTTATATCAATAACGTCTCTATCCCCGATCAACTTCCGATCAGGATGTATCGTGTGCCTTCTGGTAAAATTGTGGTTCGCGCTGTCAATCAACGCTTAGGACTGTTTGCCGAAGAGACTGTCGAGTTGAAAGTCGATCAACGTCTACAAATTCGATTAAATCCACGCTCACAAATGCGTTAA
- a CDS encoding KamA family radical SAM protein, with protein sequence MKFKPVDIQPYQGVSHTDWDSWTWQVKNSISSYEQVLQHLDLNVSEHQFFQNQQSTHFKFRMNPYTVAFLKHLGPQHPLRQIFLGTQKEFSAGTQSQFDPLGENQNNPAPRIIHRYSDRVLFLVTDFCSVYCRYCTRKHFTGKDQAFPKAQEYSLALDYIKQHKGIREVILSGGDPLTLSDSRLEKILSDLRSIDHIEIIRIGTRMPVIMPMRISESLVQMLKMYHPIYLMTHFNHPDELTVQSVQALTRLVDAGFPIMNQMVLLNGVNNHPALVQALNRRLLYYRVKPYYMFQCDPSEGTDHLRTSIQDSLAIQRELWGHMSGLSMPNLSVDIPSGGGKAYLVPDFITQVTEEAHHFKGWDGVQEKYINPRPEEIKKPEVHPMYLNEWEQTKSAKTTPTLDEGTSEVSDVTKFGFNSI encoded by the coding sequence ATGAAGTTTAAGCCCGTAGACATTCAGCCTTATCAGGGAGTCTCTCACACAGATTGGGACAGTTGGACTTGGCAGGTCAAAAACTCCATTTCGTCTTACGAGCAAGTGTTACAGCATCTAGATTTAAACGTCAGCGAACATCAGTTTTTTCAAAATCAACAGTCCACGCATTTTAAATTTCGTATGAACCCCTATACAGTGGCCTTTTTAAAACACTTGGGGCCGCAACATCCTCTTCGACAAATTTTTTTAGGCACCCAGAAGGAGTTCAGTGCAGGTACGCAGTCTCAATTTGATCCACTTGGGGAAAATCAAAATAACCCTGCTCCAAGAATCATTCATCGTTATTCAGATCGAGTATTATTTTTAGTGACGGACTTTTGCAGTGTGTACTGTCGGTACTGCACGCGTAAACATTTTACGGGGAAGGACCAAGCTTTCCCTAAGGCCCAAGAGTATTCTCTGGCGTTAGATTATATCAAGCAGCATAAAGGGATTCGGGAAGTCATTCTATCAGGTGGTGATCCTTTAACACTTTCAGATTCACGTTTGGAAAAGATCCTTTCAGATTTAAGATCTATAGATCACATTGAGATCATTCGTATAGGAACACGCATGCCTGTCATTATGCCCATGCGCATTTCAGAATCACTGGTTCAAATGTTAAAAATGTACCACCCTATATACCTGATGACCCACTTTAATCATCCCGATGAGTTGACGGTTCAAAGTGTCCAAGCGTTGACTCGCTTAGTGGATGCAGGTTTCCCCATCATGAATCAGATGGTATTGCTAAATGGTGTGAACAATCATCCTGCTCTTGTGCAAGCCTTAAATCGTCGATTGCTGTATTACCGAGTCAAACCCTACTATATGTTTCAGTGTGATCCTTCAGAGGGCACAGATCATTTGCGCACGTCCATCCAAGACTCCTTAGCCATTCAACGCGAGCTATGGGGGCACATGTCGGGCTTAAGCATGCCGAATTTGTCTGTAGATATACCTAGTGGAGGGGGGAAGGCCTATCTAGTGCCCGATTTCATCACACAGGTGACAGAGGAGGCGCATCACTTTAAAGGTTGGGATGGGGTGCAAGAGAAGTACATCAACCCACGACCTGAAGAGATCAAAAAACCAGAGGTCCACCCCATGTATTTAAACGAATGGGAGCAAACCAAGTCAGCGAAAACAACACCTACTCTAGATGAAGGGACATCTGAAGTATCAGATGTCACAAAGTTTGGATTTAATTCCATTTAA
- a CDS encoding M48 family metallopeptidase, producing the protein MSQSFFTKHLCSKALLILAVLVLSNSCATSPSGRKQLILLPASQLDQMGATSFTQLKEQKSTTKDTKAVAYVTCITHRLLVAMGEKPESWQIEVFNDDSPNAFALPGRKMGIHTGMLKLAHNQDQIAAVIGHEIGHVLAQHGNERMSQGLVSQLGLQATAITLGQDRLQDQLIVGALGIGLQVGVLLPFSRTHETEADRLGLKYMAEAGFDPRQASELWKLMDQAAGGSAPPEFLSTHPSSKSRIKDLEKRAQKHMAAFEAVPQKPQCKRS; encoded by the coding sequence ATGTCTCAGTCATTTTTTACAAAACATCTATGCTCTAAAGCTCTTTTAATACTAGCCGTCTTAGTCCTTAGTAACTCTTGCGCCACATCCCCTTCTGGACGTAAACAACTGATTCTTCTTCCTGCATCTCAATTAGACCAAATGGGAGCCACATCTTTCACTCAACTCAAAGAACAGAAGTCCACTACTAAAGATACCAAAGCTGTGGCTTATGTCACTTGCATCACCCACCGTTTATTAGTGGCTATGGGAGAAAAACCTGAAAGCTGGCAGATTGAAGTTTTTAACGATGACTCCCCTAACGCTTTCGCCCTCCCTGGCAGAAAGATGGGCATTCATACAGGCATGTTAAAACTAGCGCATAACCAAGATCAAATTGCTGCCGTGATTGGACACGAGATTGGGCACGTGTTAGCCCAACATGGAAATGAGCGTATGTCTCAAGGCTTAGTCTCCCAACTTGGCTTACAAGCTACAGCCATCACTTTAGGACAAGACCGATTGCAAGATCAGCTCATCGTGGGCGCTTTAGGAATTGGCCTGCAAGTGGGAGTTTTATTACCCTTTAGCCGCACGCACGAAACCGAAGCCGATCGCCTAGGCTTAAAATATATGGCTGAAGCAGGGTTTGATCCTAGACAGGCCTCTGAGCTTTGGAAGCTGATGGACCAAGCCGCAGGGGGTTCTGCACCCCCTGAATTTTTATCCACTCACCCCTCTTCAAAGTCTCGCATTAAAGACCTAGAAAAACGCGCCCAAAAGCACATGGCCGCCTTTGAAGCCGTCCCCCAAAAACCCCAATGTAAACGCTCTTAG